GATAGAGACACAAAAAAAATACCTTGGTTCCATATGATTTACAGAGCAATGTGTTCCAAGTGTCGGAATCATTACGTTCCAAATTCCTATATAAAGAGCGAGAAAGTGGTGCTTAATCGCGGATAGGTGTGGGAACCGGGCGGGTATCCTTTAATTCATGctatcttttttctttttttttatgcgTATCTGTGCGTGCGCGAGGCGTGCGTGCACGCAGGCGGTCGAGAGCGGAGTGGCGTCTCCTAATATTAGTTTAACCGCCCAGCATAGCCACGCCCACCGCCGCGGCAACCCACCAATCGCGAGGCCGGACTCGGGTGCCTGACCGCGCCGCCGCCTCGGGTCTGCTGCCCACCTGGTCACCGCTCCCTCAGTGCCAGGCGACGCCCACCCACATGCGGTGTCCTGCTGCCGCTCCTCCTCCCCCACGCTCTCGCCTCAAGCACTGACTGGCGCCCGTGAATCACCCAGCAATTAAACCCGGGGGTATTTTGGCGTTCAAAATGTATTATCTTTAAATTTATTCCTCCCGTCCCTACTTCCCCCCCACAACGACCTCTTCCCCCACCTCCCCACGACGTCCCCCCCGCCCCATACGGCTCCTGCTCGCCCCCATCAAGCAAGACAGGAGTTGGTGGCGCCATTCAAGGAACACACTGGAGAAGAAAGCTTCTCAAGAGAGAGATGTTTGTACAGCTTGAAGAATGTTTGCTCAAGGGGGAGGGAGTTGAGCACGGCACTTTCCCAGGCGGAGAGAATTTAGTATAGGTCTTAAGATCCctcgcccccctctccccctagaGTCCTCACTGGGGGCTCGAACCCCAGTGGTGCAGGAACCGacgcttcttgttgttgttgtttaagattcagctactgggaactaagagttccaagtagcacgggctatggtgagcccgtgatggacttacctggcacaggagcggggctggaatTGGAGAACCGACGCGCTCgtaagtggttatcttgaggtgatttcggggcttagtgtgcccgcggcccggtcctcgaccagggcctcctttttgttacacatctccaggaagcagcccgtagcagctgtctaactcccaggtacctatatactgctaggtgaacaggagcatcagggtgaaagaaactctgcctatttgtttccgcctgcaccggggatcgaacccggtggTGGACAAAGTTCTGCAGAGGCATGACCACCACTCAAGTCTAACTGGACCAGACTTATTTCATCAAACCAGACTTATTtcaaaggggcctgacagctgagtggacatcgcttgggtttcgtagtcctgaggttcagggttcgatccccggtggaggcagaaacaagtgggcagagtttcttttttcaccctatgcccctgttacctagcagtaaaataggtacctgggagctagtcagctgccacaggctgcttcctgggggtggaggcctggtcgaggaccgggccgcggggacgctagagccccgaaatcatctcaagataaccaggttgGACCCGTCTATTACCGTCCAAACTAACAGACAATAATCTCAGGATAACACGGTTTAAGCTATTATGAAAAAATacataacctcccccccccatctcttcAGCGCGGGCCACGGCCGGATAAAAGTTTAATAAATCCGGACTCATCTCCAGATAAAACGATCATAGGAGCCGCCTCGAGAAAGCCGTAGTTTATAGCAACAACTCCACACGAAAGTACCgacagccccgttcctgtgccaggtaagtccactacgggatcaccatagaccgtgctacttgtaactttttgttcccagtagctgaatctataacaacaacgacgACGAAAGTACTCTTTACCCTCTCCCATGTGCTCCTTACCTcctcctcgggggggggggggaggaagaggaagaggaggaggaagaagaggaagagaaggaagaagagcaggaggaagaagagcaggaggaggaagaagaggaagagaaggaagaagagcaggaggaagaagagcaggaggaggaagaagaggaagaggaggaaaaagagtaggaggaggaagaagaggaggaggaggaggagtaacaCAGGGAAGAAGAAGAATAGTGCCTACCTAACAGTGACTACCGGGCGGTGAGGTGTAGACCCACCAGCAGGGCCCGCTAGCTAGCCTTGCGGAGGTCGGGTGTGGGCGGGGGAGGTGTAGGATACTTGTGGAAGACATGTAGGCGtgaggttggtggggggggggggcaggggtcgTATTACCCCCGTCATCTCACCTCAGGTGGATGCTGTTCCTTGCGGTCCCTGAAATCTGAGTTGTCACAGCCCCGCCGGTCCCGCTGAACAAGTCACCTCGTGTGACTCTCAACAAGTCACCTCGTGTGACTCAACAAGTCACCTCGTGTGACTCAACAAGTCACCTCGTGTGACTCTCAACAAGTCACCTCGTGTGACTCTCAACAAGTCACAAGAGGTTTAACACCTTGACTTGACTATTCGCTAACGCTCAACCAGCAGTGATTGGTGCACTGGTTGTTAACACATTGGTAGGTTAATGTGTGTTTCAGCGACCATCTcacatcatgcaggtcggcgttcgatccctgatggtccaagtggttgggcaccaatccttcccccccccccccagccgttctcACATCCCTTCCATGTGACCCGTATATATGGTCCAACTGGCTTAGCGCTTACTCCTCATAATGCTTCCTCCGGGTGGACCGAGACGTTGGTGGTAATACACGCaggagtactgtgtgtgtgtgtactcacctagttgtgcttgcgggggttgagctttggctctttggtcccgcctcaactgtcaatcaactggtgtacgggttcctgagcctattgggctctatcatatctacatttaaagctgtgtatgaagtcagcctccaccacatcactgcctaatgcattccatttattaactactctgacactgaaaaagttctttctaacgtccctgtggctcatttgggtactcagtttccacctgtgtccccatgttcgtggttgtggggtggagtgggggttgtggggtggagTGGGGATCGTGGGGCGGAGTGGGGGTAGTGTTGGAGGGTcggcagcaccccccccccccctccacatctAGCACGTTCCTCACCCCGCCGTAAACATCACTCCTCACAAATGAGAAAACGTGACAATTTTACTCCAAAGGTTATgtgaggaagggggaaggggggggggtgagggagggggcaggtggtgggggtgagggaggggggtaggtggtgggggagaattTGACGTAGGTGGCACTCTTGGCACCTTGTGTCACCTAGTCGAAGGATGTTATGGGCCGTCGGATGGGGTCCCGGGGCCGTCGGGTGGAGTCCCGAGGCGTCGGATGGGGTCCCGAGCCGTCGGGTGGGGTCCCGGGCCGTCGGATGGGGTCCCGGGCCGTCGGGTGGGGTTCCGGGGCTGTCGGATGGGGTCCCGGGGCCGTCGGATGAGGTCCCGGGGCCGTCGGATGGGGTCCCGGGGCCGTCGGATGGGGTCCCGGACCGTCGGGTGGGGTCTCGGGGCCGTCGGGTGGGGTCTCGGGGCCGTCGGGTGGGGTCCCGGACCGTCGGGTGGGGTCTCGGGCCGTCGGGTGGGGTCCCGGGGCCGTCGGGTGGGGTCTCGGGGCCGTCGGGTGGGGTCCCGGACCGTCGGGTGGGGTCCCGGGGCCGTCGGGTGGGGTCTCGGGGCCGTCGGGTGGGGTCCCGGGGCCGTCGGGTGGGGTCCCGGACCGTCGGGTGGGGTCCCGGGGCCGTCGGGTGGGGTCTCGGGGCCGTCGGGTGGGGTCCCGGACCGTCGGGTGGGGTCCCGGGGCCGTCGGGTGGGGTCTCGGGGCCGTCGGGTGGGGTCCCGGACCGTCGGGTGGGGTCTCGGGGCCGTCGGGTGGGGTCCCGGACCGTCGGGTGGGGTCCCGGGCCGTCGGGTGGGGTCCCGGGGCCGTCGGGTGGGGTCCCGGGGCCGTCGGGTGGGGTCCCGGGGCCGTCGGATGGGGTCCCGGGCCGTCGGGTGGGGTCTCGGGGCCGTCGGGTGGGGTCCCGGACCGTCGGGTGGGGTCTCGGACCGTCGGGTGGGGTCTCGGGGCCGTCGGGTGGGGTCCCGGGGCCGTCGGATGGGGTCCTGGACCATCGGGTGGCGTCCTGGACCGTCGGGTGGGGTCCTGGGGCGTCGGATGGGGTCCTGGACCGTCGGATGGGGTCCTCAGttctgactgaccctcaccacgGGGCTTCTAGCTgccgttagcaggctgagagctttcccttccctcaGCTCATAATAACCCTTACTGTACTTGTATTCCCAATGACTACAGGATTAAtggttggtgcccagtcaatcatcCTCCCGTGCCGGGGCTCGTGAGGCGAGTGCGTCACCGCTGCGCCACCAGACACCCTGGAGTAAACATAGGCCTATAGACCTAGGGGGAATATTACAAGATAAGAATCCAGACAAGGTCTATCCAGACTAGGACTATCCAGACAAGGTctattcccgccaaacacacaccaaaactacgacgttggtacaacgttcgaacaagttttaacacctcctaaccagttataacaaccaatatagcaagttgtaacaatgttctaatacgtcataaacacgttaagtcaagatgtaacaactttattacaagttgtaacaagcggaaaatagagacagtttcggtttgtgtttccagggtgattCAGACTAGGACTATCCTGGCTAAGTTATTGTTATGTCACTGACATTCCTCATCACCAGTTTCACTCTGCAAGCTGCATGGGGTTCCGGCTGacgagtggggggggagggggggggggtgtttctgGCGCAGGAGGGGTCCAAGACAATGGGCCCGGGGGCCCCCATAACCGGGAATAGTCTTACAGTTTAGTGCAATTTTGTGGGGAGCGCCGGGCCCTGGGTTATTGTTCCAAGTGCGTCTCATAGCTCGTGTTTTGTTGCACTTAGTGAAAGTTCCGCGGCGTCATTTCCACTGCAATGATGAGTTGAGTCTTAATTAACTATTTCATCAACTAATTCAATATAATTGGCCAGTTCCGGAGCCTACtagaaagggagccggtcggccgagcggacagcacgctggacttgtgatcctgtggtcccgggttcaatcccgggcgccggcgagaaacaatgggcagagtttgtttcatcctatgcccctgttacctagcagcaaaataggtacctgggtgttagtcagctgtcacgggctgcttcctgagggtggaggcctggtcgaggaccgggccgcggggacactaaagccctgaaatcatctcaaaatatacTATAATTGAACAGTTCAAAttgggttaattttttttttttgtcatactGGATGCTTTTGTTACATTTGGAATGGTGATAGACACCATTCTAGAGACAGAATAGAATGGCTCTATCTTATAGAATGGCTCTATCTTTATGTATCTTAGATAGTTTGTACTTGGAATTCTAAGAAACAAATTTATTATGTGCAATGGTTCGATATACTACATATAAGTTATGTCTTTCATAACTGGAGTGATGCTTGAAATAGAGATTTGTTAAGTAGTAAGACTGTCACTTGGTTGAGATGAGTCGATGGTTTAGACATAGTTTGTTAATTGTGCTTGGggtaaattatgaggagaaagcgctaagccaggaCGACACTATAGCACTGATCATAGTCAAGAGGGTGGCACGGGCTTGAATAGCCCGGAGGTGGTacagatgtttggagtgaatgttgtTTTTTGGTGGTGTGACATCTTGAAGTGTCTCTAGGActgtgaagtttataactttttagacactcaacccaccaggggactcgaacactggccatcaaggtggcaggtacgcacttgtatccactacaccactaTAGTCTGTGAGAACAAGCTAAAATGTGTCTTCCTTGTTTTTAAGGTTTGCTGAGATGGGGTGtgaccatccccccccctccttgtactcacctaattgtactcgcctaattgtgcttgcgggggttgagctctggctctttggtcccgcctctcaaccgtcaatcaacaggtgtacaggttcctgagcctagtgggctctatctatCTAGTGTTAATGTGTGCAGGACTGTGTTCCAACCCATCCTTCCCTCTTCTATCCCTCGCATCCCTCTCCGTGGTGGTGTCAAGATGTGCAGCAGTGGAGAGAGAGGAGCAGACTTTTCCAGCAGTGGTCGGGCAGGTGCCGCTGGTGTTGAgttactgctggtgg
This genomic window from Procambarus clarkii isolate CNS0578487 chromosome 62, FALCON_Pclarkii_2.0, whole genome shotgun sequence contains:
- the LOC123766375 gene encoding splicing factor 3A subunit 2-like; the encoded protein is MVQDPIRRPRDPTRRPRDPTRRSETPPDGPGPHPTAPRPHPTARDPIRRPRDPTRRPRDPTRRPRDPTRRPGTPPDGPGPHPTAPRPHPTVRDPTRRPRDPTRRPRDPTRRSGTPPDGPETPPDGPGTPPDGPGPHPTAPGPHPTAPRPHPTAPGPHPTVRDPTRRPRDPTRRPRDPTRRPETPPDGPGPHPTAPRPHPTAPRPHPTVRDPIRRPRDPIRRPRDLIRRPRDPIRQPRNPTRRPGTPSDGPGPHPTARDPIRRLGTPPDGPGTPSDGP